A DNA window from Camelina sativa cultivar DH55 chromosome 17, Cs, whole genome shotgun sequence contains the following coding sequences:
- the LOC104754474 gene encoding putative pentatricopeptide repeat-containing protein At1g03510: protein MSSSNCTKLISLTKQLSCYASQGHHEQALNLFRQMHSSFALPLDAHVFSLALKSCAAAFRPVLGESVHAHSFKSNFLANPFVGCALLDMYGKCLSVSHARKLFDEMPQRNAVVWNAMISHYTHCGKIREAVELYEAMDVLPNESSFNAIIKGLVGTEDGSYKAIEFYRKMIEFRFKPNLITLLALVSACSAIGAFRLVKEIHSYAFRNLIEPHPQLKSGLVEAYGRCGCIVYVQLVFEGMIDRDVVAWSSLISAYALHGDAESALRTFQEMELAKVQPDDIAFLNVLKACSHAGLADEALVYFKRMQDDYGLRASKDHYSCLVDVLSRVGRFEEAYKVIRAMPEKPTAKTWGALLGACRNYGEVELAEIAAMELWKVEPENPANYVLLGKIYMSVGRQEEAERLRLKMKERGVKISPGSSWC, encoded by the coding sequence ATGTCCTCGTCGAACTGCACTAAATTGATCTCTCTGACCAAACAATTGAGCTGTTACGCGAGCCAAGGACACCATGAACAAGCTCTTAATCTCTTTCGCCAAATGCATTCTTCTTTCGCTTTACCTCTCGACGCACACGTCTTCTCACTCGCTCTCAAATCGTGCGCCGCAGCTTTCCGTCCTGTTCTAGGCGAATCAGTCCATGCCCATTCCTTCAAATCCAATTTCCTTGCCAACCCTTTTGTAGGATGCGCGTTACTCGATATGTACGGTAAATGCTTGTCTGTTTCTCACGCTCGTAaactgttcgacgaaatgcctcaGAGGAATGCTGTTGTGTGGAACGCTATGATTTCGCATTACACGCATTGTGGTAAGATTCGGGAAGCGGTGGAGTTGTATGAAGCTATGGATGTTTTGCCAAATGAGTCTTCTTTTAATGCCATCATAAAGGGTTTAGTGGGCACAGAAGATGGGTCTTATAAAGCAATTGAGTTCTATAGGAAGATGATTGAGTTTAGATTCAAGCCTAATTTGATCACTCTTCTTGCGTTAGTCTCTGCTTGCTCAGCCATTGGTGCTTTTCGTTTGGTAAAAGAGATTCATTCATATGCTTTTAGGAATCTGATTGAGCCGCACCCGCAATTGAAAAGCGGGTTAGTAGAAGCATATGGGAGGTGCGGATGCATTGTTTATGTACAATTGGTTTTTGAAGGCATGATTGATAGAGATGTGGTTGCTTGGAGTAGCTTGATATCAGCTTATGCACTTCATGGTGACGCTGAATCTGCCCTCAGAACATTTCAAGAAATGGAATTGGCTAAAGTACAACCTGATGACATAGCGTTTCTGAACGTGTTAAAGGCTTGTAGTCACGCTGGTTTAGCTGATGAGGCTCTTGTTTACTTCAAGAGAATGCAGGATGATTACGGTTTGCGTGCAAGTAAGGACCATTACTCGTGTTTGGTGGATGTCTTAAGTAGAGTAGGGAGGTTTGAAGAGGCTTACAAAGTGATTCGAGCTATGCCTGAGAAGCCAACGGCTAAGACATGGGGGGCTTTGCTTGGAGCTTGTAGGAACTACGGTGAGGTTGAGCTTGCGGAGATTGCTGCAATGGAGTTGTGGAAGGTAGAGCCAGAGAATCCGGCGAATTATGTGTTGTTGGGGAAGATATATATGAGTGTTGGAAGACAAGAAGAGGCAGAGAGACTTAGATTGAAGATGAAGGAGAGAGGAGTGAAGATTTCACCTGGTAGTAGTTGGTGTTGA
- the LOC104754475 gene encoding beta-glucuronosyltransferase GlcAT14B-like, whose protein sequence is MRKFYRKLRDPFARVKRHVTSHSGFRNRNWMFPFLASLIMCITLLLLFISGQFDGGFYAEEAQLPPLDVVEPESNDYFVESGFEKSPAAHVVQPEPHTPPRLAYLISGTKGDSHRMMRTLQAVYHPRNQYVLHLDLEAPPRERMDLAMSVKNDPTFRELDNVRVMAQSNLVTYKGPTMIASTLQAVAILLRESLHWDWFLNLSASDYPLVTQDDLLHVFSNLSRNVNFIENMQLTGWKLNQRAKSIIVDPGLYLSKKSDIAWTTQRRSLPTSFKLFTGSAWIMLTRSFLEYCIWGWDNFPRTILMYYTNFISSPEGYFHTVICNSKEFVNTAIGHDLHYIAWDSPPKQHPRSLSLKDFDNMVKSKAPFARKFHKNDPTLDKIDRELLGRTHRFAPGGWCVGSSANGNDPCSVQGDDSVLKPGPGSERLQELVQTLSSYEYRRKQCS, encoded by the exons ATGAGAAAATTTTATAGGAAGCTCAGAGACCCATTTGCTAGGGTGAAGAGACATGTTACTTCACATTCAGGGTTCAGAAACAGAAACTGGATGTTCCCTTTTCTAGCAAGCTTGATCATGTGTATCACACTCCtgttgttgtttatttctgGCCAATTCGACGGCGGCTTCTATGCGGAAGAAGCTCAATTACCACCATTAGATGTTGTTGAGCCAGAGTCTAATGACTACTTTGTAGAATCAGGTTTCGAAAAATCTCCGGCAGCTCATGTTGTACAACCAGAGCCTCATACTCCTCCTAGGTTAGCTTATTTGATATCAGGAACCAAAGGCGATAGTCATAGGATGATGAGGACTTTACAAGCTGTCTACCATCCTAGAAACCAGTATGTTCTGCATTTGGATCTCGAGGCTCCACCTCGGGAACGGATGGACCTCGCCATGTCTGTTAAGAATGATCCTACTTTCCGTGAATTGGACAATGTTCGCGTCATGGCTCAGTCTAATCTTGTTACTTATAAAGGCCCTACAATGATTGCTTCTACTCTTCAAGCCGTCGCTATTTTGCTGCGAGAAAGCTTACATTGGGATTGGTTTCTTAATCTTAGCGCTTCAGATTATCCTCTAGTAACACAAGATG ATTTGTTACATGTCTTCTCAAACCTGTCTCGGAATGTCAATTTCATCGAGAATATGCAGCTCACCGGATGGAAACT GAATCAGAGGGCTAAATCAATCATTGTTGATCCTGGCCTATACCTATCAAAGAAATCTGACATTGCTTGGACTACTCAACGACGATCACTTCCAACTTCTTTCAAGCTATTCACCG GCTCAGCTTGGATAATGTTGACTCGGTCTTTCCTCGAGTACTGCATTTGGGGATGGGATAATTTCCCAAGAACAATACTAATGTACTACACAAATTTTATATCTTCTCCTGAAGGATACTTCCACACAGTGATCTGCAACAGCAAAGAGTTTGTCAACACTGCAATTGGGCATGATCTACACTACATTGCTTGGGACAGTCCTCCAAAGCAACACCCGAGATCTCTCTCCTTGAAGGATTTTGACAATATGGTCAAGAGCAAAGCTCCCTTTGCGCGTAAGTTCCACAAGAACGATCCTACGTTAGACAAGATCGATAGAGAGCTATTGGGGAGGACACACCGGTTTGCACCAGGAGGATGGTGTGTTGGAAGTTCAGCTAATGGCAATGATCCTTGCTCTGTGCAAGGCGACGACTCAGTGTTGAAACCTGGACCTGGTTCTGAGAGGTTGCAGGAGCTTGTTCAGACACTTTCGTCTTATGAATATAGGAGAAAACAGTGTTCTTGA
- the LOC104754473 gene encoding coumaroyl-CoA:anthocyanidin 3-O-glucoside-6''-O-coumaroyltransferase 1-like, with product MAHLQPPNIIETTHISPPKGTVPSTTLPLTFFDAPWLNLPLSEFLFFFSYQNSTDCFLRDFLPNLKESLSITLKHFFPYAGKLIIPPRPDPPYLRYKDGEDSLLLIVAESTGTADFNDLKADSAKDIRVLHGVMPKLPPPHVSPEGILMRPTRVMQVTIFPGAGICIGNSATHVVADGVTFSHFMKYWMTLTKSKGKDPAATLLLPSPPDHSCRNMIKDPGEVANGHLERFWSQNSGKHSSHATPENMVRATFTLSRKQIENLKHWVTEQSENQSPVSTFAVYLAFTWVSLIKTLIEESGNEGDKDEVFHLMINVDCRNRLKYAETEPIPQTYFGNCIAPGIVSVKKRDLLGQKGVLAASDALTARISDMLSSDLLKTAPSWGQGVRKWAMSRFPTSIAGAPKLRMYDMDFGLGKPCKMDIAHIETGGSIAFAESRDGSNGVEIGIALEKKTMDAFAMILQEGIKKFET from the coding sequence ATGGCTCATCTTCAACCTCCTAACATCATCGAGACCACTCACATCTCTCCCCCAAAAGGCACCGTTCCATCCACCACTCTTCCTCTCACCTTCTTCGATGCCCCATGGCTCAATTTACCACTCTCcgagtttctcttcttcttctcttaccaAAACTCAACTGATTGTTTCCTCAGAGACTTTTTACCTAACCTCAAAGAATCACTCTCCATTACCCTCAAACATTTCTTCCCTTACGCCGGTAAACTAATCATCCCGCCTCGTCCTGACCCTCCCTACTTACGCTATAAGGATGGTGaagactctcttcttctcattgtTGCAGAGTCCACTGGAACAGCTGATTTCAATGACTTGAAAGCCGATTCTGCTAAAGATATCAGAGTGTTGCATGGCGTCATGCCAAAGTTACCTCCTCCTCATGTCTCTCCCGAAGGAATTCTGATGCGGCCAACAAGGGTTATGCAAGTCACCATATTCCCTGGAGCCGGAATCTGTATAGGCAACTCAGCTACTCATGTTGTAGCAGATGGAGTAACCTTCAGTCATTTCATGAAGTATTGGATGACATTGACCAAATCCAAGGGCAAAGATCCAGCTGCCACGCTTCTTCTACCCTCTCCGCCTGATCACAGCTGCAGAAACATGATCAAGGACCCAGGCGAGGTAGCTAACGGACACTTGGAGAGGTTTTGGAGCCAAAACTCTGGAAAACACAGCTCACATGCCACGCCTGAGAACATGGTCAGAGCTACTTTTACATTGAGCCGTAAACAGATAGAAAATCTCAAGCATTGGGTTACAGAGCAGTCTGAGAATCAGTCTCCTGTTTCTACCTTTGCGGTGTATCTAGCGTTCACTTGGGTGAGCTTGATCAAGACGCTTATTGAAGAAAGTGGAAACGAGGGAGACAAAGACGAAGTCTTTCACTTGATGATTAATGTGGATTGCAGGAATCGTCTCAAGTATGCAGAAACAGAACCAATACCGCAAACATACTTTGGCAACTGCATTGCTCCTGGTATCGTATCAGTCAAGAAACGAGATTTGCTAGGACAAAAAGGCGTTTTGGCTGCTTCGGATGCACTAACAGCGAGAATCAGTGATATGTTATCAAGTGATCTATTGAAAACAGCCCCAAGTTGGGGACAAGGAGTACGCAAATGGGCAATGTCACGTTTTCCAACATCAATAGCAGGAGCTCCAAAGCTGAGAATGTATGATATGGATTTCGGGTTAGGAAAGCCCTGCAAAATGGATATAGCTCACATAGAAACAGGAGGTTCAATTGCATTCGCAGAGTCCAGAGACGGCAGTAATGGAGTTGAGATTGGAATAGCACTGGAGAAGAAAACAATGGATGCCTTTGCTATGATTCTACAAGAGGGGATCAAGAAATTTGAAACATAG
- the LOC104759060 gene encoding uncharacterized protein LOC104759060, translating to MGKPYHHLVGSRFVPNDLVLVRQLRNMVERKQSSVGITTMDVYQAEPWLLPHVSNPLFKKKEWYYFVPKFRDKRSSRSVPGRGGSKAGFWRSGVTKIEIKDGNKIIGYKKPLTYHTLVHGKAKPTDWRMTEYYRVDEGFQNLVLCLIRDKTKTKVDKRINHVPQTQTQPGPHSQYQLQPQPQVAAENTNNILPNQLVHKEADFTGFAEELETIMLEGQEERDAKKEADLTGFADELETIMLEGQEDRDINEQQQEEEIPMIPLGQIHENNKNVMMSNQQVQEEAADLTGFADELETIMLEGDGDATEQVCERERKIVLFNCNNNSXRRDTADPRQNNNVMMSNQQVQKEADLTGFADELETIMLEGQEDRDINEQQQEEEIPMIPLGQIHENNKNVMMSNQQVQEEAADLTGFADELETIMLEGDGDATEQVQEDAGLAGLANELDMLMQMREGEKDRVIQLQQQQLYEETQSGNNDVIHPPPMHNNSNNDIMTRLGGQEQGEFTQQQQRQLEEVIPIPPPMHNNNNDVVMMKWGHELIDIEEFLMKDNEGEDVTEQEERFQLLVQPIYQAQEWMQLVGDQEDDTMMMIDNPNNAQALGNYEFTSINSVLRTIQT from the exons ATGGGGAAACCGTATCATCATCTGGTTGGATCACGTTTTGTTCCCAATGATCTAGTGCTGGTGAGGCAACTTCGCAACATGGTGGAGAGGAAGCAGAGCAGTGTAGGCATAACAACTATGGACGTCTACCAAGCCGAGCCGTGGCTTCTTCCTCACGTAAGCAATCCTCTTTTCAAGAAGAAGGAATGGTACTACTTTGTTCCGAAATTTCGTGACAAGAGATCAAGCCGGAGTGTACCAGGAAGAGGAGGAAGCAAAGCTGGCTTTTGGAGAAGCGGCGTCACGAAAATAGAAATCAAGGACGGAAATAAAATCATTGGTTACAAGAAGCCTCTTACGTACCACACCTTAGTGCATGGAAAAGCCAAGCCTACCGATTGGCGCATGACCGAGTATTACAGAGTTGACGAGGGCTTCCAAAATTTGGTCTTGTGTCTGATCCGAGACAAGACAAAGACGAAAGTGGACAAACGCATTAACCATGTTCCTCAAACTCAGACTCAGCCTGGGCCTCATTCGCAATATCAACTTCAGCCTCAGCCTCAGGTGGCGGCGGAGAACACCAACAACATCCTACCGAACCAATTAGTGCATAAAGAGGCTGATTTTACCGGGTTTGCTGAGGAGCTTGAGACGATAATGCTAGAGGGACAAGAAGAACGTGACGCTA AAAAAGAAGCTGATTTAACCGGTTTTGCTGATGAACTTGAGACGATAATGCTAGAGGGACAAGAAGATCGTGACATTaatgaacaacaacaagaagaagagataccGATGATTCCTCTGGGGCAGATCCACGAAAACAACAAGAACGTCATGATGTCGAATCAACAAGTGCAAGAAGAGGCGGCTGATCTAACCGGTTTTGCTGATGAGCTTGAGACGATAATGCTAGAGGGAGATGGTGACGCTACTGAACAAGT ATgcgagagggagagaaagatcGTGTTATTCAACTGCAACAACAACAGTTNAAGAAGAGATACCGCAGATCCACGACAAAACAACAACGTCATGATGTCGAACCAACAAGTGCAAAAAGAAGCTGATTTAACCGGTTTTGCTGATGAACTTGAGACGATAATGCTAGAGGGACAAGAAGATCGTGACATTaatgaacaacaacaagaagaagagataccGATGATTCCTCTGGGGCAGATCCACGAAAACAACAAGAACGTCATGATGTCGAATCAACAAGTGCAAGAAGAGGCGGCTGATCTAACCGGTTTTGCTGATGAGCTTGAGACGATAATGCTAGAGGGAGATGGTGACGCTACTGAACAAGTGCAAGAAGACGCTGGTTTAGCCGGTCTTGCTAATGAGCTTGATATGCTGATGCAGATgcgagagggagagaaagatcGTGTTATTCAACTGCAACAACAACAGTTATACGAAGAGACGCAGAGCGGCAACAATGATGTGATACATCCTCCTCCGATgcacaacaacagcaacaacgaCATCATGACGAGGCTAGGGGGACAAGAACAAGGTGAATTCACTCAGCAGCAACAAAGACAACTAGAAGAAGTGATACCGATTCCTCCTCCgatgcacaacaacaacaacgacgtCGTCATGATGAAGTGGGGGCATGAATTGATTGACATAGAGGAATTCCTGATGAAAGATAACGAAGGCGAAGACGTCACCGAACAAGAAGAGCGATTTCAACTGCTGGTGCAACCGATTTATCAAGCTCAAGAATGGATGCAACTCGTGGGTGATCAAGAAGATGatacgatgatgatgatagacAATCCTAACAATGCCCAAGCGTTGGGGAATTATGAGTTTACTAGTATTAATTCCGTACTACGTACGATCCAAACATAA
- the LOC104754472 gene encoding coproporphyrinogen-III oxidase 1, chloroplastic-like, translating to MASHSSTLLSSPTFAPFSSHRLHHSPNLTTLRFSNPIRTNKPNLALRCSVSIEKEVPETERPFTFLRDSDDSTQSSSSTSSVRARFETMIRSAQDSVCEAIEAIEGGPKFKEDVWSRPGGGGGISRVLQDGNVFEKAGVNVSVVYGVMPPEAYRAAKGSASDQKPGPVPFFAAGVSSVLHPKNPFAPTLHFNYRYFETDAPKDVPGAPRQWWFGGGTDFTPAYIFEEDVKHFHSIQKQACDKFDPSFYPRFKKWCDDYFYIKHRDERRGLGGIFFDDLNDYDQEMLLSFSTECANSVVPAYIPIVEKRKDMEFTEQHKAWQQLRRGRYVEFNLVYDRGTTFGLKTGGRIESILVSLPLSARWEYDHKPEEGTEEWKLLDACINPKEWI from the exons ATGGCTTCTCACTCTTCGACGCTCCTCTCTTCCCCTACCTTCGCTCCTTTCTCATCTCATCGTCTGCATCATTCTCCCAATCTCACTACTCTCCGCTTCTCCAATCCAATCAGGACCAACAAACCAAATCTCGCCTTGAGATGTTCAGTCTCGATTGAGAAAGAAGTCCCCGAAACTGAACGACCCTTTACTTTCCTTAGGGATTCTGATGACTCcactcaatcttcttcttctacttcttccgTCAGGGCTCGTTTCGAGACTATGATTAGGTCTGCTCAAGACAGTGTTTGCGAAGCCATTGAAGCTATTGAAGGCGGTCCTAAGTTTAAAGAAGATGTTTGGTCTCGACCTGGTGGAGGAGGTGGGATCAGTCGTGTTTTGCAGGATGGTAATGTCTTTGAGAAAGCTGGTGTTAATGTCTCTGTCGTTTATGGTGTTATGCCTCCTGAAGCTTATAGAGCTGCAAAGGGCTCAGCTTCTGATCAGAAACCTGGTCCTGTTCCCTTCTTCGCTGCTGGAGTTAGCTCT GTTTTGCATCCCAAGAACCCTTTTGCCCCAACTCTGCATTTCAATTATCGCTATTTCGAGACAGATGCTCCAAAGG ATGTTCCTGGAGCTCCGAGGCAATGGTGGTTTGGTGGTGGCACTGATTTCACTCCTGCTTATATCTTTGAAGAGGATGTCAAGCATTTCCATTCG ATTCAAAAGCAAGCCTGTGACAAATTCGACCCTTCCTTCTATCCCCGATTCAAGAAGTGGTGTGATGACTACTTTTACATTAAg CACCGTGATGAGAGACGAGGACTTGGAGGGATATTTTTTGATGATCTTAATGACTATGATCAGGAAATGCTTCTCTCATTTTCCACTG AATGTGCAAACTCAGTGGTTCCGGCTTATATACCTATAGTAGAGAAAAGGAAAGACATGGAATTCACAGAGCAGCACAAAGCATGGCAACAGTTGCGAAGAGGGCGATATGTCGAATTCAACTTG GTATATGATCGTGGAACGACATTTGGTCTGAAGACAGGAGGACGAATAGAGAGCATTCTCGTTTCTCTTCCGCTTTCAGCAAGATGGGAATATGATCAT AAACCGGAAGAGGGCACCGAAGAGTGGAAGCTATTGGATGCTTGTATCAACCCGAAGGAGTGGATCTAG
- the LOC104754476 gene encoding H/ACA ribonucleoprotein complex non-core subunit NAF1-like: MVGFLAKPAKPVEEEEVALQVLVDQQDPKVKAFKDTLDFPSLDSFLDFDSVSWLGSNRNVEEFSIEDTDFDFFENKMDLVQETVKSESIERKSELCDDISGQVGVSSISPESMVEEKPVLCDDISGQVGVSSISPESMVEEKPVLCHVMSEEVEVSSIESESVQPKVCDELAVKDSEPVVSDNSRPMEGETEPVAAVSDAYVACPTMDLDDIGSKKTDEGLACSIEVGLKKVSLAMDDDDKIDDAKGKSDSSDSESETSSSSSSSSASSSSEEEESDEDESDQEENNKKFEDHMVMGKEDDLAGELEEGEIENLDEEYGDDEIELVEDDDDDDDDDADDDDDEVNEMVAWSNDEDDDFGLQTKEPIRSKNELKELPPVPAVDVTLEPHHSTLPVGVVLSIMSTQVIVEGMEKHSPLTEGSILWLTEKRTPLGLVDEIFGPVKCPYYIVRFNSESEVPEGISQGTSVSFVADFAQHILNIKELQKKGYDASGDNDEEIPDELEFSDDEKEAEYKRMQKMEKRGMMNDQKPGNTRNKKKKNRDLERPTSNYSGKWTENQGSSSLSSSRSDPQMGGTVPTLHPRPQMDGFGSSSLSSSRSDPQMGGPVPALHPRPQMDGFPPNNAAWRPQSNQQNPYQFPPIPNQMGMHNLAPMQIPLMAMQNQNQMMFQPQFNGGQMPMPMPGGPGGLNFFPGQASAPWPAMVGQNCFNQPFGMGRGIQQQPLPNELSFNMFSQGLQMHRPQSQMHGPQSQMNPQFQMQPQFQNHPRSLMNPQHQMMHPPQSPQSPMNPQFQRQPQSDMGQNPQSPTNSHSPVQTQSQGFSSGQSSERGRGFRGRGRGRGRGRGRGRFGRGRGRQQSG; encoded by the exons ATGGTTGGATTTCTCGCTAAACCAGCTAAAcccgttgaagaagaagaggtagcTTTGCAAGTCCTAGTCGATCAACAAGACCCAAAGGTAAAAGCTTTCAAGGACACTCTTGATTTCCCTTCCCTCGATTCTTTTCTTGATTTCGATTCCGTCTCTTGGTTGGGGAGTAATCGAAACGTTGAGGAGTTTAGCATTGAAGATACCGACTTTGATTTCTTTGAGAACAAGATGGATTTGGTTCAAGAAACTGTTAAGTCTGAGTCGATTGAGAGAAAGTCTGAGCTTTGTGATGACATCTCTGGCCAGGTTGGTGTGAGTTCAATTAGTCCTGAGTCTATGGTTGAAGAAAAGCCTGTGCTTTGTGATGACATCTCTGGCCAGGTTGGTGTGAGTTCGATTAGTCCTGAGTCTATGGTTGAAGAAAAGCCTGTGCTTTGTCATGTCATGTCTGAGGAAGTTGAAGTGAGCTCTATTGAGTCTGAGTCGGTACAGCCCAAGGTTTGTGATGAACTAGCAGTGAAAGATTCAGAACCGGTTGTTTCTGACAACTCTAGACCCATGGAAGGTGAGACTGAGCCAGTTGCTGCTGTGTCTGATGCATATGTTGCTTGTCCCACCatggatttggatgatatagGGTCGAAGAAAACAGATGAGGGTTTGGCTTGTTCTATTGAAGTAGGGTTGAAGAAGGTAAGTTTGGCgatggatgatgatgacaagATTGATGATGCTAAGGGGAAATCGGATTCTTCTGATTCTGAGAGCGAAACCTCAAGCTCTTCTTCAAGCAGTAGTGCTAGTAGTAGCAGTGAGGAAGAGgagagtgatgaagatgagagcGACCAAGAGGAAAATAACAAGAAGTTTGAAGATCATATGGTCATGGGGAAAGAGGATGATCTAGCAGGGGAACTTGAAGAGGGTGAGATAGAGAATTTAGATGAGGAGTATGGGGATGACGAAATTGAGcttgttgaagatgatgatgatgatgatgatgatgatgctgatgatgacgatgatgaagtGAATGAGATGGTTGCTTGGAGcaatgatgaggatgatgactTCGGTTTGCAAACAAAAGAACCTATAAGGTCAAAGAATGAGCTCAAG GAGCTTCCTCCAGTTCCAGCTGTGGATGTCACTCTGGAACCGCATCATTCCACACTTCCTGTTGGAGTTGTTCTTTCG ATAATGAGCACACAAGTAATAGTTGAGGGAATGGAAAAGCATAGTCCTTTGACTGAAGGTTCTATCCTCTGGTTAACTGAAAAAAGAACCCCATTGGGACTGGTGGATGAGATCTTTGGACCCGTAAAATGCCCTTACTATATTGTGAGGTTCAATTCAGAGAGCGAAGTGCCAGAGGGGATTAGTCAAGGAACATCTGTCTCTTTTGTCGCAGATTTCGCTCAACATATCCTTAATATCAAGGAACTGCAGAAGAAAGGTTACGATGCATCTGGGGATAACGACGAGGAGATACCAGACGAGCTAGAGTTCTCAGATGATGAAAAAGAAGCTGAATACAAAAGAATgcagaagatggagaagagagGGATGATGAATGACCAAAAACCTGGTAatacaagaaacaagaagaagaaaaaccgaGATCTCGAAAGGCCTACAAGCAACTACTCAGGCAAATGGACAGAGAACCAGGGATCTAGTTCTCTAAGCTCAAGCCGTTCTGATCCTCAGATGGGTGGTACGGTTCCAACTCTTCATCCGCGTCCTCAAATGGACGGTTTCGGATCTAGTTCTCTAAGCTCAAGCCGTTCTGATCCTCAGATGGGTGGTCCGGTTCCAGCTCTTCATCCGCGTCCTCAAATGGACGGTTTCCCTCCAAACAATGCAGCATGGAGGCCCCAAAGTAATCAGCAGAACCCATATCAGTTTCCTCCTATACCTAATCAGATGGGAATGCACAATCTAGCCCCAATGCAGATACCTTTGATGGCTATgcagaatcaaaaccaaatgatGTTCCAACCACAATTCAATGGTGGCCAGATGCCAATGCCAATGCCAGGTGGACCTGGAGGCTTAAACTTCTTTCCAGGGCAGGCTTCAGCGCCATGGCCTGCAATGGTTGGTCAGAACTGTTTCAACCAACCCTTTGGGATGGGTCGCGGTATTCAGCAGCAGCCATTACCGAATGAGCTgagttttaatatgttttctcaaGGTCTTCAGATGCATCGGCCACAGTCTCAAATGCACGGGCCACAGTCTCAGATGAATCCACAGTTCCAAATGCAACCACAGTTCCAAAACCACCCGCGATCTTTAATGAACCCGCAGCACCAAATGATGCACCCACCACAGTCTCCACAGTCTCCAATGAACCCGCAGTTCCAAAGGCAACCACAATCTGATATGGGACAAAACCCGCAGTCACCAACTAACTCGCATTCCCCAGTGCAAACACAGTCTCAAGGGTTTAGCAGCGGGCAGTCTTCTGAACGGGGAAGGGGGTTCCGTGGTCGTGGTAGAGGTAGAGGTCGAGGTCGGGGTAGGGGTCGCTTTGGTCGTGGTCGAGGTAGGCAACAGTCGGGATGA